From the Nodularia sp. NIES-3585 genome, one window contains:
- a CDS encoding class I SAM-dependent methyltransferase yields the protein MVSIDSELLEKIRQQFDSCPYPRIPLEQSPKEKPNLLYIHNLVTSYYVRNQKIIDTKDKVILDAGCGTGYKSLVLAEANPGAKIIGVDISAESIKLARQRLEHHGFDNAEFHVLPLQELPTLNYQFDYINCDELLYLFPDLTVALGAMKAVLKPDGIIRSNLHSSLQRFNYFRAQKVFTMMGLMEGNPEDMEMDIVVESMKALKDNVQLKATTWSPNCEGKDGKEIILMNYLFQGDKGYTVTDLFTALRDSDLEFISMVNWRQWELMDLFKEPDNLPAFLAMSLPDISVEQSLHLFELLHPIHRLIDFWCGHPQSAQAFLPISEWTDSDWRTAQVHLCPQLKTSKFQEGVIASLQEIRPFVISQYLSPIEGFIEIESSIASCLMPLLDQPQPMMSLVERWKQFRPIDPVTSTPTDEEQAFNIVKKWFLRLESLGYIMLERQSS from the coding sequence GGATTCCCCTTGAGCAATCACCTAAAGAAAAACCCAATTTACTTTATATTCATAACCTAGTTACATCTTATTATGTAAGAAATCAAAAAATTATAGATACCAAGGACAAAGTAATTTTAGATGCTGGATGTGGCACTGGTTATAAATCTCTCGTTTTAGCAGAAGCTAATCCTGGGGCAAAAATTATCGGCGTTGATATTTCAGCAGAATCAATTAAATTAGCTCGGCAGCGTTTAGAACATCATGGATTTGATAACGCAGAGTTTCATGTCTTGCCTCTTCAGGAGTTACCAACCCTAAATTATCAATTTGATTATATTAACTGTGATGAACTGCTGTATCTCTTTCCTGATTTGACCGTGGCGTTAGGAGCAATGAAGGCAGTTTTAAAGCCAGATGGGATTATTCGGAGCAATCTACATAGCTCACTTCAGAGATTCAATTATTTTCGCGCTCAAAAGGTCTTCACCATGATGGGATTAATGGAAGGAAACCCAGAAGACATGGAAATGGACATCGTAGTGGAAAGTATGAAGGCTTTGAAGGATAATGTCCAGCTTAAAGCTACAACGTGGAGTCCCAACTGTGAAGGTAAGGACGGAAAAGAAATAATTTTAATGAATTACTTGTTTCAAGGGGATAAAGGTTACACCGTAACTGATTTGTTTACTGCTTTGCGAGACTCTGACTTAGAGTTCATCAGTATGGTTAACTGGCGACAGTGGGAATTGATGGATTTATTCAAAGAGCCAGATAATTTACCTGCTTTTTTGGCTATGAGCTTACCAGATATTTCTGTAGAACAGAGCCTACATTTATTTGAACTGCTACATCCTATTCATCGGCTGATTGACTTCTGGTGTGGTCATCCTCAGTCAGCACAGGCTTTTTTACCTATTTCCGAATGGACTGACTCTGATTGGCGTACAGCGCAAGTGCATCTGTGTCCTCAGTTAAAAACTTCCAAGTTCCAAGAAGGTGTCATCGCTTCTCTTCAAGAAATTCGACCATTTGTCATTAGTCAATATTTATCGCCCATAGAAGGATTTATTGAGATAGAAAGCTCAATAGCCAGTTGCTTGATGCCTTTGTTAGACCAACCCCAGCCGATGATGTCGCTGGTAGAGCGCTGGAAGCAGTTTAGACCCATAGACCCTGTAACCTCAACACCGACAGATGAGGAGCAAGCTTTCAATATAGTGAAAAAGTGGTTCTTGAGGCTAGAAAGCCTTGGTTACATAATGCTGGAGCGTCAATCTTCATAG
- a CDS encoding type IV pilin-like G/H family protein — MKTELKAKFLQHILNKKKDEQGFTLIELLVVIIIIGILSAIALPSFLNQANKARESEGKQYAGAMNRGQQTFYLENQKFSSAVENMGLGILTQTTNYKYELYNAAGSTKLAAEPLDAVRNVADPINSVNLRAFIGVTDLIQSGGATTTTAILCQKIDAGKYDAAGATVVAAADAVPPKCGGTFKAIE; from the coding sequence ATGAAAACCGAATTAAAAGCCAAGTTTCTCCAACACATCCTCAACAAAAAGAAAGACGAGCAAGGTTTTACACTGATTGAATTACTTGTTGTAATCATCATCATCGGTATTTTGTCCGCTATTGCATTACCTTCCTTCTTGAACCAAGCTAACAAAGCTAGAGAATCTGAGGGTAAACAATACGCTGGTGCTATGAACCGAGGTCAGCAGACATTCTATCTAGAAAACCAAAAGTTTTCTAGTGCTGTTGAAAACATGGGTCTAGGCATTCTTACACAAACCACTAATTATAAGTACGAACTCTATAATGCCGCTGGATCAACAAAATTAGCCGCGGAACCACTTGATGCCGTTAGAAACGTTGCAGATCCAATCAACTCCGTTAATCTCAGAGCTTTTATAGGTGTTACTGACCTGATTCAATCTGGCGGTGCAACAACAACAACTGCTATCTTGTGCCAGAAGATAGATGCAGGTAAGTATGATGCGGCTGGTGCAACTGTTGTTGCCGCTGCTGACGCAGTACCACCAAAATGTGGCGGTACATTCAAAGCAATTGAATAA
- a CDS encoding O-linked N-acetylglucosamine transferase, SPINDLY family protein: MNNLESLAKQALKTFQQGEYYQAEEIYQELINSQPEVKENHWYLGLSLLLQDQEAEAQTTWMLAIFEGEEAEIEQWTHELVKVLQTEARRQEKLTQYQLAWAIRQHIREIYPGDVNNILQLIKLSLELQNLTQDSFQELGIIEILNSKLEEIDKELLFSVLQKTLKLLWFELWILDFSEACIHYLDPLQLTHCVMLTATEAAYAGHKFNLAIKYAELALKINHPHPTVISEVLSHLATFYYEISNFDQGINLAKRIHDLANNTTDLINANVMVLQGFLRSGGRWYEAIQVIEEYETCLNKLITEQENLERTKTYRLLNCTYYLPYLRDAARQNRFLHNEVLKICQTSIQAYAQEQYNRYSHANTQRIKAQKKKLKIGYLSHCLREHSVGWLARWLYQHHNREEFEIYTYFATYRSHIQDFLQDWYEQNSDHVRKLGRDGIEIAEQIHQDEIDILVDLDSMTADISCEAMALKPAPIQVTWLGWDGSGIPAIDYYIADNYVLPEYAQEYYNEKIWRLPNTYLAVDGFEVGVPTLRREDLEIPSDAVIYFSAQSGYKRNPDNVCLQMKILKQVPNSYFLIKDINKDVGVVREFFEDIAESEGVNKQRLRFLEKVPSSSIHRANLQIADVVLDTYPYNGATTTMETLWVGVPLVTKVGEQFSARNSYTMMVNAGISEGIAWSDEEYIQWGVKLGKDEQLRQQIAWKLRQSRQTSPLWNGKQFAREMENAYQQMWEIYIDSKK; encoded by the coding sequence ATGAATAATCTTGAATCTCTAGCAAAACAGGCTTTAAAAACTTTCCAGCAAGGGGAGTATTACCAAGCTGAAGAAATTTATCAAGAATTAATTAATAGTCAACCAGAAGTCAAAGAAAATCATTGGTATCTGGGATTGTCCTTACTTTTACAAGATCAAGAAGCAGAAGCACAAACGACTTGGATGTTAGCAATATTTGAGGGAGAAGAAGCAGAAATTGAGCAGTGGACTCATGAATTAGTCAAAGTTTTACAAACAGAAGCACGAAGACAGGAAAAATTAACACAATATCAACTTGCTTGGGCTATTCGTCAACATATTCGAGAAATTTATCCTGGTGATGTTAATAATATTTTACAGCTAATCAAGTTATCTTTAGAATTACAGAATCTGACTCAAGATAGCTTTCAGGAATTAGGCATTATTGAAATTTTAAATTCTAAACTAGAAGAAATAGATAAAGAATTGTTATTTTCTGTTCTCCAAAAAACGCTAAAACTATTATGGTTTGAACTTTGGATATTAGATTTTTCTGAAGCGTGTATTCACTATTTAGATCCCTTACAACTGACTCACTGTGTCATGTTAACTGCTACCGAAGCTGCTTATGCAGGACACAAATTTAATTTAGCAATTAAATATGCCGAGTTAGCTTTAAAAATAAACCATCCACATCCAACAGTTATCTCTGAAGTCCTCAGTCACCTAGCCACTTTTTATTATGAAATTAGCAATTTTGACCAAGGAATTAATCTTGCTAAAAGAATACATGATTTAGCAAATAATACCACTGATTTAATCAATGCTAATGTTATGGTATTACAGGGTTTCTTACGTTCTGGTGGACGTTGGTATGAAGCTATCCAAGTTATCGAAGAATATGAAACTTGTTTAAATAAACTAATTACAGAGCAAGAAAATTTAGAGAGAACCAAGACTTATCGTTTACTTAATTGTACATATTATCTGCCCTATTTACGTGATGCTGCTCGACAAAACCGCTTTTTACATAATGAAGTCCTCAAAATCTGCCAAACCAGTATACAAGCTTATGCTCAAGAACAATATAACCGTTATTCTCACGCTAATACTCAGAGAATAAAAGCCCAGAAGAAAAAACTAAAAATAGGTTATCTTTCCCATTGTTTGCGAGAACATTCAGTAGGTTGGTTAGCCAGATGGTTATATCAACATCATAATAGAGAAGAATTTGAAATTTATACTTATTTTGCTACTTACCGTTCTCATATTCAGGACTTTCTGCAAGATTGGTATGAACAAAATTCAGATCATGTCAGGAAATTAGGGCGAGATGGGATCGAAATTGCTGAACAAATTCATCAAGATGAAATTGATATTTTAGTCGATCTTGATAGTATGACTGCGGATATTAGCTGTGAAGCAATGGCATTAAAACCAGCCCCGATTCAAGTAACATGGTTAGGGTGGGATGGTTCGGGTATACCTGCTATTGATTACTATATTGCTGATAATTATGTTTTACCGGAATATGCTCAAGAATATTACAATGAAAAAATTTGGCGGTTACCAAATACCTATTTAGCTGTTGATGGTTTTGAGGTAGGTGTACCGACTTTGCGACGAGAGGATTTAGAAATTCCTAGCGATGCAGTCATTTATTTTAGCGCCCAGTCGGGTTATAAACGCAACCCTGATAATGTGTGTTTGCAGATGAAAATCCTCAAGCAAGTACCAAATAGTTATTTTTTAATCAAAGATATTAATAAAGATGTAGGTGTAGTCAGAGAATTTTTTGAAGACATTGCGGAATCAGAAGGAGTAAATAAACAGAGATTACGCTTTTTAGAAAAAGTCCCGTCATCCTCAATTCATCGTGCTAATTTACAGATTGCTGATGTGGTGTTAGATACCTATCCCTATAATGGTGCAACCACGACAATGGAAACTCTATGGGTGGGTGTACCTCTAGTCACGAAAGTGGGAGAGCAATTTTCGGCACGGAATAGTTACACCATGATGGTAAATGCAGGTATTAGTGAAGGTATTGCTTGGAGTGATGAGGAGTATATTCAGTGGGGTGTAAAATTAGGTAAAGATGAGCAATTGCGACAACAAATAGCATGGAAGTTGCGACAGTCAAGACAAACCTCACCCTTATGGAATGGTAAGCAATTTGCGCGTGAGATGGAAAATGCTTATCAGCAAATGTGGGAAATATATATTGATAGTAAAAAATAG
- a CDS encoding FkbM family methyltransferase has translation MTFISYAQNFEDVLLNRVFKHKTKGFYIDVGALYPTFCSVTKAFYDRGWSGINIEPIKECYNLFEQERPRDINLNIALSNSEGSLDFFQVLGQPGNSTLNKEIAYEIANDKGLYVSKYTVSVKTLGQVCEEYVNQKIDFLKIDVEGLEEEVIFGGNWQIFRPTILVIETTLPGTNIRCKNNIPAFLMDKGYQQVFFDGINDYYISEESGDLAEYFSFPVNALDDYIYYGLIEKQISEQITQISSHDKIDKEVERLATLNTRQFTTTINNENQIKIALDISVLGLGSKFETAKTGVFRVTEYLLKELIRYPQFHIHLCTSIPNLFDACQTYINENFKDKTLPLFHLSELKYQSIDIYHSTHYTIPNNIYFAIRIITVCDLIPILFPQYFNYREDYTLKNTINNIDKNDFVCCISESTKQDICKYKQNLTEEQVFVTYLAADKEKFYLCNNQELILKTKQKYKIPDQPYLLSLSTLEPRKNITHVIRCFLALIKNQHIDDLNLVLIGTKGWQYEEIFAEIDKAQGLENRIIITGYLPDEDLAPLYSGALAFMYVSLYEGFGLPPLEAMQCGTPVITSNTSSLPEVVDNAGIMLDPNDEVGLCAAIFKLYSEPEYRENLAIKSVQQAQKFSWDKYVQETIKIYELAKEKAKSLPTRNILIDGVFFQKYNTGIARVWRSLLQQWSNTDFANQILVLDRANTSPQIPGVRYRTVSPYDYNNTEADKQMLQQICEEEEAELFISTYYTTPIETPSVFMAYDMIPEVLGGNLNEPMWLEKHNGIKHASAYISISENTAKDLSKLFPDIPLESITVAHCGVDSIFSTPSESEINTFKYKYGINKPYFLLGGLGGYKNSILFFQALSQLANKASFDIVATGAGSQLPPEWRQYTAGCIFHSLQLTDEELRLAYGGAVALVYPSKYEGFGMPIIEAMACGCPVITTPNASLPEVAGEAAIYVNDDDVMGLADALCEIQKPSVRNVLINAGLTQAKKFSWTKMAEIISTALVDTTLLSLNLREINYIIFPDWTQPEDELGLELQQVIQALATHPENEKITLIINSANIATEDAEMFLSSVAMNLLMEEDLDISASIDISLVDKLGDMQWQSLLPRIYGRIILTNEDESALAKAPVSKLHIYQIDSLITQL, from the coding sequence ATGACATTTATTTCCTATGCCCAGAATTTTGAAGATGTTTTACTAAATCGTGTATTTAAACATAAAACCAAAGGGTTTTATATTGATGTAGGAGCTTTATATCCAACTTTTTGTTCAGTAACCAAAGCTTTTTATGATCGTGGATGGTCAGGAATAAATATAGAACCAATCAAAGAATGCTATAATTTATTTGAGCAAGAACGCCCACGAGATATTAACCTGAATATCGCTCTAAGTAATTCAGAAGGTAGCCTAGACTTTTTTCAAGTGTTAGGACAACCTGGAAACTCTACTTTAAATAAAGAAATAGCTTATGAAATTGCTAATGATAAAGGTTTGTATGTTTCTAAATATACCGTTTCTGTTAAAACTTTAGGGCAAGTATGCGAAGAATATGTCAATCAAAAAATTGATTTTCTCAAAATTGATGTTGAAGGATTAGAAGAAGAAGTTATTTTCGGTGGTAACTGGCAGATATTTAGGCCAACAATATTAGTAATAGAAACTACTTTACCAGGTACGAATATTCGCTGCAAAAATAATATTCCTGCCTTTTTAATGGACAAAGGTTACCAACAAGTTTTTTTTGATGGAATTAATGATTATTATATATCTGAAGAGTCAGGAGATTTAGCAGAATATTTCTCTTTCCCTGTTAATGCTTTAGACGATTATATATATTACGGGTTGATAGAAAAACAAATATCAGAGCAGATAACACAAATAAGTAGTCACGACAAGATAGATAAAGAAGTTGAAAGATTAGCTACTCTCAATACTAGACAATTTACAACAACTATAAATAATGAAAACCAAATAAAAATAGCCTTAGATATTTCTGTACTAGGTTTAGGTTCTAAATTTGAAACTGCCAAAACAGGAGTTTTTAGAGTAACCGAGTATCTCTTAAAAGAATTAATAAGATATCCTCAGTTTCATATTCATCTATGTACTAGTATTCCCAACTTATTTGATGCTTGCCAAACTTATATAAATGAAAATTTTAAAGATAAAACTTTACCTTTATTTCATTTATCAGAACTAAAATATCAAAGTATAGACATTTACCATTCTACACATTACACAATTCCCAATAATATTTATTTTGCTATAAGAATTATCACAGTTTGTGATTTAATTCCTATTCTTTTCCCACAGTATTTTAATTACCGTGAAGATTATACTCTTAAAAACACCATAAATAACATAGATAAAAATGATTTTGTTTGTTGCATTTCCGAATCAACAAAACAAGATATTTGTAAATATAAACAAAATCTTACCGAAGAGCAAGTATTTGTTACATATTTAGCTGCTGACAAAGAAAAATTTTATCTTTGCAATAATCAAGAATTAATCCTCAAAACAAAACAAAAATATAAAATACCAGACCAACCTTATCTATTAAGTTTATCAACACTAGAGCCAAGAAAAAATATAACTCATGTAATCCGCTGTTTTTTAGCATTGATTAAAAACCAGCATATTGATGACCTTAATTTAGTATTGATAGGAACAAAAGGATGGCAATATGAGGAAATTTTCGCAGAAATAGATAAAGCTCAAGGATTAGAAAACCGAATTATTATTACTGGTTATCTTCCTGATGAAGATTTAGCTCCTTTATATTCAGGTGCATTAGCATTCATGTATGTATCTTTATATGAAGGTTTTGGCTTACCACCATTAGAAGCCATGCAATGTGGAACTCCAGTAATAACTTCTAATACTTCTTCCTTACCTGAAGTGGTTGACAATGCGGGAATTATGCTTGATCCTAATGATGAAGTAGGGCTTTGTGCTGCCATATTTAAGTTATATTCTGAACCAGAATATCGAGAAAATCTAGCTATAAAATCCGTTCAACAGGCTCAAAAATTTAGTTGGGATAAATATGTTCAAGAAACTATCAAAATTTACGAGTTAGCTAAAGAAAAAGCAAAAAGTTTACCTACTCGTAATATTTTAATTGATGGTGTATTTTTCCAAAAATATAACACTGGAATAGCTAGAGTATGGCGAAGTCTCTTGCAACAATGGTCAAATACTGATTTTGCTAATCAGATTTTAGTCTTAGATAGAGCGAATACCTCACCTCAAATTCCTGGTGTTCGCTACCGTACTGTTTCCCCGTACGACTATAACAATACCGAAGCTGATAAACAGATGCTTCAACAAATATGTGAAGAAGAAGAAGCAGAATTATTTATTTCCACCTATTATACTACCCCTATTGAGACCCCTTCGGTATTTATGGCTTATGACATGATTCCCGAAGTATTAGGGGGAAACTTAAATGAACCTATGTGGCTTGAAAAACATAACGGAATTAAACACGCCTCAGCTTATATTTCCATCTCTGAAAATACAGCTAAAGACTTAAGTAAACTTTTTCCAGATATACCCTTAGAATCAATTACTGTAGCTCATTGTGGAGTTGATTCGATTTTCTCTACTCCTTCTGAAAGCGAAATTAATACTTTTAAATATAAATATGGGATTAATAAACCTTATTTCCTTTTGGGTGGTTTAGGAGGATATAAAAACTCAATTCTCTTTTTCCAAGCCTTAAGTCAACTAGCCAATAAAGCAAGTTTTGATATTGTAGCCACTGGTGCAGGTAGCCAATTACCTCCAGAATGGCGACAATATACAGCAGGGTGTATTTTTCATAGCTTGCAATTAACCGATGAAGAATTAAGACTGGCTTATGGCGGAGCAGTAGCGTTAGTTTATCCCTCTAAATATGAAGGCTTCGGAATGCCGATAATAGAGGCGATGGCTTGCGGTTGTCCAGTAATTACTACACCTAACGCTTCCCTTCCTGAAGTTGCAGGAGAAGCAGCAATATATGTGAATGATGATGATGTGATGGGATTAGCTGATGCTTTATGTGAAATACAAAAACCAAGTGTGAGAAATGTTTTAATTAATGCAGGATTAACACAGGCTAAAAAGTTCTCTTGGACAAAGATGGCTGAAATTATCAGTACAGCTTTAGTTGATACAACTTTGCTGTCTTTGAATCTTAGAGAAATTAACTATATTATTTTCCCTGATTGGACGCAACCAGAGGATGAACTGGGTTTAGAGTTACAGCAGGTAATTCAAGCATTAGCCACTCATCCTGAAAATGAAAAAATTACCCTAATTATTAACTCAGCGAATATTGCTACCGAGGATGCAGAAATGTTTTTATCCAGTGTAGCGATGAATTTGTTAATGGAAGAGGATTTAGATATTAGTGCTAGCATAGATATCTCCCTGGTAGATAAGTTAGGAGATATGCAATGGCAATCTCTATTACCTCGAATTTATGGCAGAATAATTTTGACTAATGAAGATGAAAGCGCTTTAGCAAAAGCACCAGTCAGCAAGCTACATATCTATCAAATAGATAGCTTGATAACTCAATTATAA
- a CDS encoding M48 family metallopeptidase, producing MASSGEYYFIIRKKKDARRKKILAIVSIISFSGSMLFGAVRTIQRAMQNPQPQPAPVSGESSLQQQAQDYELVLQREPENQVALEKLSLLRIQLEDFKGAMEPLEKLISLYPERQDYQVMLKDIKKRE from the coding sequence ATGGCTAGTTCAGGGGAATATTATTTCATTATCCGTAAGAAGAAAGACGCTCGGCGAAAGAAAATTCTAGCGATAGTATCGATTATTTCATTTAGCGGCTCTATGCTCTTTGGGGCAGTTCGTACAATACAACGAGCTATGCAAAATCCCCAACCTCAGCCAGCACCTGTCTCTGGTGAGTCTTCATTGCAACAACAGGCGCAGGATTATGAGTTGGTATTACAACGAGAACCAGAAAATCAAGTTGCTCTGGAGAAACTGTCTTTGTTGCGGATACAATTGGAGGATTTTAAAGGTGCGATGGAACCGTTGGAGAAGTTAATCAGCTTATACCCTGAACGGCAAGATTATCAGGTGATGTTAAAGGATATCAAGAAACGGGAGTGA
- the psb28 gene encoding photosystem II reaction center protein Psb28, with protein sequence MVKIQFSKGIDEEVIPEVRLTRSRTGDSGTATFIFTNPQILAEGSSEEITGMYLIDEEGEIITREVKGKFVNGKPEGIEAIHVMKSPEEWERFMRFMERYAEQNDLGFNKAE encoded by the coding sequence ATGGTCAAAATTCAATTTTCTAAAGGTATTGACGAAGAAGTAATTCCAGAAGTACGCTTGACGCGATCGCGCACTGGAGACAGTGGTACAGCCACCTTTATCTTCACAAATCCCCAAATATTGGCCGAAGGTAGCAGCGAAGAAATCACCGGGATGTACCTAATTGACGAAGAAGGCGAAATCATTACCCGCGAAGTTAAGGGTAAATTTGTCAACGGGAAACCAGAAGGCATAGAAGCAATTCATGTGATGAAATCCCCCGAAGAATGGGAGCGTTTTATGCGCTTCATGGAACGTTACGCCGAACAAAACGATTTGGGATTCAATAAAGCTGAATAA
- a CDS encoding molybdenum cofactor biosynthesis protein B — translation MSTQPHPDLPGIIVTCAVVTVSDTRDPETDKSGQLIQQMLVAAHHVVGGYKIIKDEPAQIQAQIEELGKNTNLDVIIFNGGTGIAPRDTTYDAIEKLLEKTLPGFGELFRFLSYQEIGSRAIASRAVAGVYQHKLIFSLPGSSNAVRLGMEKLILPEMAHLVSQLQM, via the coding sequence GTGTCAACACAACCACATCCCGACTTACCAGGAATTATAGTCACCTGTGCTGTTGTTACAGTCAGTGATACTCGTGACCCAGAAACTGATAAAAGTGGTCAGCTAATCCAGCAAATGCTTGTTGCTGCTCACCATGTTGTGGGAGGATACAAAATCATCAAAGATGAGCCAGCACAAATTCAAGCACAGATAGAAGAACTGGGTAAAAATACTAATTTAGATGTAATCATCTTCAATGGTGGAACTGGTATTGCCCCCAGAGATACCACCTATGACGCTATTGAGAAATTATTAGAGAAAACTTTACCCGGATTTGGGGAGTTGTTTCGATTTTTAAGTTATCAAGAAATTGGTTCCCGCGCGATCGCTTCTCGCGCTGTGGCTGGAGTTTATCAACATAAATTAATCTTCTCCCTTCCCGGTTCTAGTAACGCGGTGCGATTGGGCATGGAAAAGCTGATTTTGCCAGAAATGGCTCATTTGGTTAGTCAGTTGCAAATGTAG